The following coding sequences lie in one Myxococcus xanthus genomic window:
- a CDS encoding tetratricopeptide repeat protein translates to MSDSAPRGEKEKVVVPEALAEAVIRGEITLGQFLNLSNTQLYAWADKAYQLLQAGSSQQALQIFQGLVAASPTDAVFHAQLGATLMTLERFDEAFDAFRLALQFNDGHVDALVGRGEIQLRRGNVPEALADLSKAIQLDPGLKRRATQRAHATLRTLKQQADQVKKSR, encoded by the coding sequence GTGAGTGACTCCGCCCCCAGGGGTGAAAAAGAGAAGGTCGTCGTCCCGGAAGCACTCGCCGAGGCGGTGATCCGCGGCGAAATCACCCTGGGGCAGTTCCTCAACCTCTCCAATACGCAGCTCTACGCCTGGGCGGACAAGGCCTATCAGCTCCTCCAGGCGGGCAGCTCGCAGCAGGCCCTGCAGATCTTCCAGGGCCTCGTGGCCGCCTCGCCCACCGACGCCGTCTTCCACGCGCAGCTCGGGGCGACCCTCATGACGCTGGAGCGCTTCGACGAGGCGTTCGACGCCTTCCGGCTGGCGCTCCAGTTCAATGACGGCCACGTGGACGCGCTGGTCGGCCGGGGTGAAATCCAGCTGCGCCGGGGCAATGTCCCCGAGGCGCTCGCGGACCTCAGCAAGGCCATCCAGCTGGACCCGGGCCTCAAGCGCCGTGCCACGCAGCGCGCCCACGCGACGCTGCGCACCCTCAAGCAGCAGGCCGACCAGGTGAAGAAGTCCCGGTAG
- a CDS encoding tetratricopeptide repeat protein, whose translation MTTESKATVTNDDVKPLSGPEMLERATEGFNLFQDGRFRESLTLFQSLASMDPTEAYFQTALGACHLALEDLDLAESYFNRAIELDPTDLTPFVNRGEVHLRLGKVHEAARDFNHAVGLDPEGQDPLSARARMLAAAALESAEESPSSDGAA comes from the coding sequence ATGACGACTGAATCCAAGGCAACGGTGACCAACGACGACGTGAAGCCCCTGTCTGGCCCGGAGATGCTCGAACGGGCCACGGAAGGCTTCAACCTCTTCCAGGACGGCCGCTTCCGTGAGTCGCTGACCTTGTTCCAGTCCCTGGCGTCCATGGACCCCACCGAGGCCTACTTCCAGACGGCGCTGGGCGCCTGCCACCTGGCGCTGGAAGACCTGGACCTGGCTGAGTCCTACTTCAACCGCGCCATTGAACTGGACCCCACGGACCTCACGCCCTTCGTCAACCGCGGGGAAGTCCACCTGCGGCTCGGCAAGGTCCACGAGGCGGCCCGGGACTTCAATCACGCGGTGGGTCTGGACCCCGAAGGACAGGATCCGCTCAGCGCCCGCGCTCGGATGCTGGCCGCCGCGGCGCTGGAGAGCGCCGAGGAGTCGCCGTCCTCCGACGGCGCGGCGTAG
- a CDS encoding carboxypeptidase-like regulatory domain-containing protein, whose product MRLKNALGRGLPLMLLGASLACSACSDGGTGGPGPSVDREKNVVKGKATDTAGKPLAGVEVVADNQVLYNSNVVGVTGADGTYRLELGQAATTWNASARLKRDFNGRNYTFELHPSSATPFAGNEGAVRDFSWKLTGAKPEGGAYGSGVYFNLTDYVDPADPDQALQREHVELTLTPVGSLVDGSTGTPVTARGTNTPDGFGFPDLPLGRYTVTGRYAPPGQAVRPLQVRVQDQGTYAESVTADFQPVMEGLYRLDVELKFP is encoded by the coding sequence ATGCGATTGAAGAATGCCTTGGGCAGGGGTCTTCCGCTGATGTTGCTGGGTGCGTCCCTGGCCTGTTCGGCCTGCTCGGACGGCGGCACCGGCGGCCCTGGCCCCTCTGTCGACAGGGAGAAGAACGTCGTCAAGGGCAAGGCCACGGACACCGCGGGCAAGCCCCTGGCCGGGGTGGAGGTGGTGGCCGACAACCAGGTCCTCTACAACTCCAATGTGGTGGGAGTGACGGGCGCGGACGGCACGTACCGACTGGAGCTGGGCCAGGCGGCGACCACCTGGAACGCCAGCGCGCGGCTCAAGCGCGACTTCAACGGCCGCAACTACACCTTCGAGCTGCACCCCAGCAGCGCCACCCCCTTCGCGGGCAACGAGGGCGCCGTCCGAGACTTCAGCTGGAAGCTGACCGGCGCGAAGCCCGAGGGCGGCGCCTACGGCAGCGGCGTCTACTTCAACCTGACGGACTACGTGGATCCGGCCGACCCGGATCAAGCCCTGCAGCGCGAGCACGTGGAGCTGACGCTCACCCCGGTGGGCTCGCTGGTGGACGGCAGCACCGGGACGCCGGTGACGGCCCGGGGCACCAACACGCCGGACGGCTTCGGCTTCCCGGACCTCCCGTTGGGACGCTACACGGTGACGGGCCGTTATGCGCCGCCAGGACAGGCCGTCCGGCCGCTGCAGGTCCGCGTGCAGGACCAGGGCACCTACGCTGAATCCGTGACGGCCGACTTCCAGCCCGTCATGGAGGGGTTGTACCGCCTGGACGTGGAGCTGAAGTTCCCCTGA
- the sctV gene encoding type III secretion system export apparatus subunit SctV produces the protein MAATNPNSFLSKYSDIVLAVVVVAIVGMMIVPLPTLLLDVLLTLNISISVVLLLVSLYVPAALHLSVFPTLLLITTMFRLSLTISTTRLILLTGDPGEVVVAFGNFVVQGNFVVGAILFIILVIVNFIVISKGSERVAEVAARFTLDAMPGKQMSIDADLRAGSIDQDQGKKKRRDLERESQLFGAMDGAMKFVKGDAIASIIITVVNIVGGLIIGVTQKGMSAGDAAQKYTLLTIGDGLVGMIPAILVSTCAGIIVTRVAGEEEGNHLGMDVGSQLTAYPKAIAIAAGMLIVLGLVPGLPKIPFFLLGIGAGLGAWTMLKKQKQAVEAEDAGPAMETDLGTPMASEPAPKEALNPDSELFIPVVTPIVLEVSDALVPFVDSRQDNGKFLFELIPFMRDGLFVELGVRFPGVRARGNGSLPPGAYQIQINEVPVVTGQATLGHVLVNDTVDRLRLMNIQGFEAVNPATRQPAAWVPEQYRDTLEAAGLTTWDVPGYIILHTAAVLRRNAREFVGVQETQTMLEQLEKAFPAIVKEVVPKVVNVLKLTDILQRLVEEEISIRDLRGILQALAEYGQVEADNVMLTEHVRAAQRRYISHKYARGTGTLVVYLLDPNIEDAIRGSVKRTSAGAHLALEPELAQEIVQAVRSECGHLPPSAQRPVILTAMDIRRYVRKLLEYEFNPSFSVLSYQELSPELNIQPVARISTR, from the coding sequence ATGGCTGCCACCAATCCGAACAGCTTCCTCTCCAAGTACTCCGACATCGTCCTCGCCGTGGTGGTCGTGGCCATCGTCGGGATGATGATCGTCCCGCTGCCCACGCTGCTGCTGGACGTGCTGCTGACGCTGAACATCAGCATCTCGGTGGTGCTGCTCCTCGTGTCCCTCTACGTGCCAGCGGCGCTGCACCTGTCGGTGTTCCCGACGCTGCTGCTCATCACCACGATGTTCCGGCTGTCGCTCACCATCTCCACCACGCGTCTCATCCTCCTCACCGGTGACCCGGGAGAGGTGGTGGTGGCGTTCGGAAACTTCGTGGTGCAGGGCAACTTCGTCGTCGGCGCCATCCTCTTCATCATCTTGGTCATCGTGAACTTCATCGTGATTTCCAAGGGCTCGGAGCGCGTCGCCGAAGTGGCCGCGCGCTTCACCCTGGACGCGATGCCTGGAAAGCAGATGTCCATCGACGCCGACCTGCGGGCGGGCTCCATCGACCAGGACCAGGGCAAGAAGAAGCGCCGCGACCTGGAGCGTGAGAGCCAGCTCTTCGGCGCCATGGACGGCGCCATGAAGTTCGTGAAGGGCGACGCCATCGCGAGCATCATCATCACCGTCGTCAACATCGTCGGTGGCCTCATCATCGGCGTGACGCAGAAGGGCATGTCGGCGGGCGACGCGGCGCAGAAGTACACGCTGCTCACCATCGGTGACGGTCTGGTCGGCATGATTCCCGCCATCCTCGTCTCCACCTGCGCCGGTATCATCGTGACGCGCGTGGCGGGTGAGGAAGAGGGCAATCACCTGGGCATGGACGTGGGCTCCCAGTTGACGGCCTACCCGAAGGCGATCGCCATCGCCGCCGGCATGCTCATCGTCCTGGGCCTGGTGCCCGGTCTGCCCAAGATTCCCTTCTTCCTGCTGGGCATCGGCGCGGGCCTGGGCGCCTGGACGATGCTGAAGAAGCAGAAGCAGGCCGTGGAGGCGGAGGATGCCGGTCCGGCCATGGAGACGGACCTGGGCACGCCGATGGCCTCCGAGCCCGCGCCCAAGGAGGCCCTCAATCCGGACTCCGAGCTGTTCATCCCCGTCGTCACGCCCATCGTCCTGGAGGTCTCCGACGCGCTGGTTCCCTTCGTGGACTCGCGCCAGGACAACGGGAAGTTCCTCTTCGAGCTCATCCCGTTCATGCGTGATGGTCTCTTCGTGGAACTGGGTGTCCGCTTCCCGGGCGTGCGTGCGCGTGGCAATGGCTCGTTGCCGCCGGGCGCGTACCAGATTCAAATCAACGAGGTGCCCGTCGTCACCGGCCAGGCCACGCTGGGCCACGTCCTGGTGAACGACACGGTGGACCGGCTGCGGCTGATGAACATCCAGGGCTTCGAGGCGGTGAACCCCGCCACCCGGCAGCCCGCCGCCTGGGTCCCCGAGCAGTACCGCGACACGCTGGAGGCCGCCGGCCTCACGACGTGGGACGTGCCCGGCTACATCATCCTGCACACCGCCGCCGTGCTGCGGCGCAACGCCCGCGAGTTCGTCGGCGTGCAGGAGACGCAGACGATGCTGGAGCAGTTGGAGAAGGCCTTCCCCGCCATCGTGAAGGAGGTCGTCCCCAAGGTCGTCAACGTGCTGAAGCTGACGGACATCCTCCAGCGCCTGGTGGAGGAGGAAATCTCCATCCGTGACCTGCGCGGCATCCTCCAGGCCCTGGCAGAGTACGGGCAGGTGGAGGCGGACAACGTCATGCTCACCGAGCATGTCCGCGCGGCCCAGCGCCGCTACATCTCCCACAAGTACGCGCGTGGCACCGGCACCCTGGTGGTGTACCTGCTGGACCCGAACATCGAGGACGCCATCCGTGGCTCGGTGAAGCGGACCTCCGCGGGCGCGCACCTGGCGCTGGAGCCGGAGCTGGCGCAGGAAATCGTCCAGGCCGTGCGTTCGGAGTGTGGCCACCTGCCGCCCAGCGCGCAGCGGCCCGTCATCCTCACGGCCATGGACATCCGCCGCTACGTCCGCAAGCTGCTGGAGTACGAGTTCAACCCGTCGTTCTCCGTGCTCAGCTACCAGGAGCTGTCGCCCGAGCTGAACATCCAGCCGGTGGCGCGCATCTCCACGCGCTAG
- a CDS encoding FHA domain-containing protein, with the protein MSVRLTVTQRSEAGAAQSTEFVLDDAVITLGRDKACQVVLAQQAVSRNHARICQEGTLFFVEDLGSSYGTQINGKPVPKGEKRLLRNGDVIAIATFDVRFERVMDLNPEAGGEKTSFIARGMVKDAMRGLAGGGEERYLRFMNGPREGERIELGDAKEVILGRDEKDADIILKDDLVSRKHAKVRRDWSGTHVEDLGSRNGIKVNKKRVNRRQLKDGDELEVGATRFLYVDPTEPAEEPVQLAAEVKAPPPPSPRRPRPEPKPVEPPPEEEPAPPPEEPAPAPEEPPAEDPAPPPEEQVSEEPPPPVSAEYPMPEESAQPGAMEALKDKGKLVPLVVMGVVGLVFLVLMIAVLAGA; encoded by the coding sequence ATGAGCGTTCGTCTCACCGTCACGCAGCGCAGCGAGGCCGGCGCTGCCCAGAGCACCGAGTTCGTCCTCGACGACGCGGTCATCACCCTGGGCCGCGACAAGGCTTGCCAGGTCGTGCTCGCCCAGCAGGCGGTGTCGCGCAACCATGCGCGCATCTGCCAGGAGGGGACGCTCTTCTTCGTGGAGGACCTGGGCAGCTCCTACGGCACGCAGATCAACGGCAAGCCCGTGCCCAAGGGCGAGAAGCGGCTGCTGCGCAACGGCGACGTCATCGCCATCGCCACGTTCGACGTCCGCTTCGAGCGGGTGATGGACCTGAACCCCGAAGCTGGAGGGGAAAAGACGTCCTTCATCGCCCGGGGCATGGTGAAGGACGCCATGCGCGGCCTGGCCGGCGGCGGCGAGGAGCGCTACCTGCGCTTCATGAACGGCCCCCGCGAAGGCGAGCGCATCGAGCTGGGGGACGCGAAGGAAGTCATCCTGGGCCGCGACGAGAAGGACGCGGACATCATCCTCAAGGATGACCTGGTCTCCCGGAAGCACGCCAAGGTGCGCCGCGACTGGTCCGGTACGCATGTGGAGGACTTGGGCAGCCGCAACGGCATCAAGGTGAACAAGAAGCGGGTCAACCGCCGGCAGCTCAAGGACGGGGACGAGCTGGAGGTGGGCGCCACCCGCTTCCTGTACGTGGACCCCACCGAGCCGGCCGAGGAGCCCGTTCAGCTGGCCGCCGAGGTCAAGGCTCCGCCTCCGCCCTCGCCCCGTCGTCCGCGCCCGGAGCCCAAGCCCGTGGAGCCCCCGCCGGAGGAGGAGCCCGCGCCTCCGCCCGAGGAGCCCGCGCCCGCGCCGGAAGAGCCGCCCGCCGAGGACCCCGCGCCTCCGCCCGAGGAGCAGGTCTCCGAAGAGCCGCCCCCGCCGGTGTCGGCGGAGTACCCCATGCCGGAAGAGTCCGCCCAGCCGGGCGCGATGGAGGCGCTCAAGGACAAGGGCAAGCTCGTGCCCCTCGTGGTGATGGGCGTGGTGGGCCTGGTCTTCCTCGTGCTGATGATTGCCGTGCTCGCGGGCGCCTAG
- a CDS encoding tetratricopeptide repeat protein, translating to MAKGDLTRADTFCDLGLEFSPQYADLWSNKGLIAMYSGRYEDAKKHFIKALRYNQEHLQAYQNLGAIYMQEGAYGKAHDNFRRALKVNPDNLESRYNLALSLMKMGKMDESKKELRTLLAVNPGIADAHHTLGVIAYSEGEYDTAGEHLSRATQLVQDSPVMWHDLGTALMELGRFQEARESFANCAQLDPSNSSCINNLSLAQRKTALTDAAFKEIKDTQQAENSAPALYILARQYREKGLLAEEEATYRKCVKLDAKYAACHYGLYELFFEAHKREHAQIACKNFLKYGTSEEFPTEYQTCERFLSDATF from the coding sequence ATGGCCAAGGGCGACCTGACCCGCGCGGATACGTTCTGCGACCTGGGCCTGGAGTTCTCCCCCCAGTACGCGGACCTCTGGTCCAACAAGGGCCTCATCGCCATGTACTCGGGCCGCTACGAGGACGCGAAGAAGCACTTCATCAAGGCCCTGCGCTACAACCAGGAGCACCTCCAGGCGTACCAGAACCTCGGCGCCATCTACATGCAGGAAGGTGCGTACGGGAAGGCGCACGACAACTTCCGCCGGGCCCTGAAGGTCAACCCGGACAACCTCGAGTCGCGCTACAATCTGGCCCTCTCTCTGATGAAGATGGGGAAGATGGACGAGTCCAAGAAGGAGCTGCGCACGCTCCTGGCCGTCAACCCCGGTATCGCCGACGCGCACCACACCTTAGGTGTCATCGCCTACTCAGAAGGTGAATACGACACGGCTGGCGAGCACCTCTCCCGGGCCACGCAACTGGTCCAGGATTCGCCCGTGATGTGGCACGACCTGGGCACCGCGCTGATGGAGCTGGGCCGCTTCCAGGAAGCGCGTGAGTCCTTCGCCAACTGCGCCCAGCTGGACCCCAGCAACAGCAGCTGCATCAACAACCTGTCCCTGGCTCAGCGCAAGACGGCCCTCACCGACGCGGCCTTCAAGGAGATCAAGGACACGCAGCAGGCGGAGAACTCCGCGCCCGCGCTCTACATCCTCGCGCGTCAGTACCGCGAGAAGGGCCTGCTGGCGGAGGAAGAGGCCACCTACCGCAAGTGCGTCAAGCTGGATGCGAAGTACGCCGCCTGCCACTACGGCCTCTACGAACTCTTCTTCGAAGCCCACAAGCGCGAGCACGCGCAGATCGCCTGCAAGAACTTCCTGAAGTACGGGACGTCTGAGGAATTCCCCACGGAGTACCAGACGTGTGAGAGATTCCTGAGCGACGCGACGTTCTGA
- a CDS encoding outer membrane beta-barrel protein has product MRTLLCTLGFTLALLSASPAHAQFANRSLGLSLGYMDFNRTNGLDDAFFVGVDASLYIENGFEVVSLSKIAFPRDTTDRNEKRVVGLAPSIGIRYLLMEESIRPYVGSDLSYLVVFKNSVSNFVGIGPNVGIDFFVSDSVSVGARAQYNFYIALNEKTQRTLTLSAGAAAYF; this is encoded by the coding sequence ATGCGTACCCTGCTCTGCACCCTCGGCTTTACCCTGGCACTGCTGTCGGCCAGCCCCGCGCATGCCCAGTTCGCCAATCGCAGCCTGGGCCTGTCACTGGGCTACATGGACTTCAACCGGACGAACGGCCTGGATGACGCGTTCTTCGTGGGCGTCGACGCCAGCCTCTACATCGAGAACGGCTTCGAGGTGGTCTCCCTGTCGAAGATCGCGTTCCCGCGCGACACCACGGACCGCAACGAGAAGCGCGTGGTGGGCCTGGCGCCGTCCATCGGCATCCGGTACCTGCTGATGGAGGAGTCCATCCGCCCCTATGTGGGCTCGGACCTGAGCTACCTCGTCGTCTTCAAGAACAGCGTCAGCAACTTCGTGGGCATTGGCCCCAACGTCGGCATCGACTTCTTCGTGTCGGACTCGGTGAGCGTGGGCGCGCGCGCGCAGTACAACTTCTACATCGCGCTCAACGAGAAGACGCAGCGCACGCTCACGCTGTCTGCCGGCGCTGCGGCGTACTTCTAG